The Planctomycetota bacterium genomic sequence ATTTGATCCAGCCCTTTAGCCTGCTATACTGACCATCATTATGGACAGCGTCACACTGGCCGCCTGGCAACGGTTCTTCGAGGCGTGGTGGGATCGGTTCGGGGACAAAGCTCAGACCGTGGAACTGGTCTACCTGCCCCTTGTGTTACAGGGGGGAATCCCCACCGAGGAGCTTCCCGACCAACTGAGCGCAGCTCACAGCAAGGGCACCGATGCCGGCAAGCGGTCCCTTGGGCAGGCCCTTGGCCGCCTCAAGGACCGAATCATCGGGGGGCGGAAACTGGTCCGCTGTGGAGAGGACCGGCATTCCAAAGTGACCAGATGGCGCCTCAATCGCGTCGGGTGACCTGCGGGTATCGCGGGTATCTGCGGGTATTGCGGGGCCCCACGCACGCGTAAGAGAGAGAACACGCGCACGTAGACGCACACACGTACGCAAAGTAGTGCCCGGAGATACCCGCAGGAACCCGCGATACCCGCAAGGGTGGGTAGCTCCTGGCCCACGAAAGGAGCATCAGATGGCGACAGCGAACGACAAGAAGCGACGGTGCAGGACGTGTCTGAGCTTGGGCACGAGCGAGAGGCGGCAAAACGAAATCGAGTTCGAGTGCCGGCGCAATCCGCCCGTTGTACCGCACCCCCGGGATGTCGAGGGCCATAGGTGGCCCTACGTCTTCCCTGACCAGGAGTGGTGCGATAGTTGGCAGGAGGCGCCGGTCGTCAACCCATTTGGTGAGCCGTCGGTCGTCAAGTTCCTTGCAGACGACGAGGACGACGACAACGACGAGGATGATCGCCCCGACTGGCCAGGAGAATTCGATACGGAGGCTTGACAAGCCGCCCCAAGTGTGGTATGACAACATACCGAAGGGGGAACGCTGGTGACGACCGACAAGACACCGACGCTGAGCGACGTGATCCGAGAGGCCCTGCGGGAGGCCATACGGACGCAGTCCATTCGCTCCGTCGCCGACGCCACCGGCGTTCCCCACCCGTCGTTGATTCGATTTCTGCGGCGCGAGCAATCGCTCCGCCTGGACAAGGCCGACAAACTGGCCGCCTACCTCGGCATCGAGGCCACGAGGCGGCTCAACAGAGAGAAGAAAGGATGATGTAGCATGGCGAGCATCACCAAACGACGCACAAGGAACGGCAAGGCTCGATACAGCATCCAGTACTACGAGCGTCCCGGCCTGCGCAGGACCAGATACGCCAAGTCTCTCGATGTAGCGAAGAGCATCAAGCGGAAGGTGGAGGAGGAGGCCGAGCGCCGACGCCATGGCCTTGTTGACCCTTTGGCGGAACGGCTTGCGGCGGAAGAGGCGAAGCACTTGGGGCAGCACGTCGAGGACTTCATCGCGACGCTTCGGGCCAGCGGCACGACGCCGAAGCATTTGGCAAACACGAAGCATCGGCTTGAGGCTGTCATCGTGGCGATAGGGGCAAACCGCATTGGCGACTTGACGCCATCGGCGGCCCAGCGTGCCGTCGGCGCGATGCTGGAGGGAGAGGAGGCGATCTCTCTGCGGACGGCCAACTCCTACCTCACGAGCGTCAAGCACTTCTCTCGATGGCTCTGGCGCGATGGTCGGGCGCGGACACATGTCCTCGCGCCCTTGAAGGGTTACAACGTAGCGACGGACCGTCGTCGTGTCCGCCGCGCTCTGAGCGACCTGGAGATCGGCAGGCTACTCCGCTGCGCGTTCGAGGGGCCGAACGTCTTGGGGATGATCGGCCCCGACCGCGCGATGCTCTACGCCCTGGCTGTTGGCACGGGTCTTCGTGCGAACGAGCTTCGCTCATTGACACCCGAGAGCTTTGCCCTTGACGCAACGCCGGCCACCGTGACTGTTGAGGCCGGCTACAGCAAGCATCGGCGCCGCGATGTGCTTCCACTGCCTCCTGCCCTCGCAAGCGGGCTCAAACCCTGGCTTGCATCCAAGGCTCCTGGCGAGCGCGTGTTCAAACTGCGGGACAGGGCAGCCGAGATGCTCCGGGCAGACCTTACCGCGGCAGAGATTCCCATCACGACACAGGATGGCGTGGCTGACTTCCACAGCCTGCGGCACACCTTCATCAGCCGGCTGGTGCGCAGCGGTGTCAACGTGAAGCTCGCACAGGAGCTTGCCCGGCACAGCGACCCGAAGCTTACGCTGAACGTCTACTCGCACGTCGGGATGGAGGACAAGGCCCTCGCCATGTCGAACCTTCCAGAGCTGGCGGCGCCGCGAGACGGGGCGCATGGCGAGAGGAGTACTGCGAATTGTACTGCGCTCGCGGGCCATCGCGTAGCATGGCGTGGCGCCACATGGCAAGATGCCGATGATGCTGAAGAAGCGATTGGCAGGCCAATAATGGCGAGAAACACCGATTCTATCCCCTTCGATGTTGGTGGGCCCTGTCCGACTCGAACGGACGACCGACGGATTATGAGTCCGCTGCTCTGACCGGCTGAGCTAAGGGCCCACACATTCATCATACACGGTGCGATTGGGGGTTGCAAGGAACTTGACAGCCCGTCGCCGAGCATGCTACACTGCTATTTGAAACGCTCATTTGAAGCGCGTGACTGCGGTTGAGCGCCGCAGGAGGGTGTGCAATAAGCCACCATGGGTGTGTGGACACCGACACGCGGCAGCGGGTGCTGGAGAGCGCCACCCGCCTGTTCGCCGAGAAGGGCTACCGCGATACGACGGTGCACGAGATCTGCGAGCAGGCCGATGCGAACATCGCGGCGGTGAATTACTACTTCGGCGGCAAGGAGAAGCTGTACGGCGCGGTGTGGCGCCACGCCTACAGCCTCACGCGGGAGTCGCGCGACACCGTGCTCGACCCCGAGAGCGAACGCCCGCCGGAGCAGCAGATTGACGACTTCGTTCGGACCCGCCTCGAGGATGTGTCGAGCGCGGGGCCGGCAAGCTACTTCTGGCGGATCCTCGAGAAAGAGCACCACGACCCCACGCCCGCTCACGATGCCATCATCCACGAGGTGTTCCTGCCTCTGGGCCAGCGCCTCGAGCGGCTGATCGCGCGCATGCTCGACGGCCAGGGGTCGCCGAAGCAATGGAGGCTGTGCCTGTTCAGCCTCGTGGGGACCATGGGGTTCCTCACGGCGCACCGGCGCATCATCCGCCGCGTGTTCGGCCACGATGTGCTGGACGCGGCCGACTGCCATCTCCTCCACGAGCATCTCGTGCGGTTCTTCCTGGGCGGGATTGCGGCGACGCGATGCGCCCTGTCCAGCGCGGGACTGCCGCAGGCCGTGGCCTCCGGTGACGGCTGTGCGGCGCCAGACCCCCACCCGGCGCAAGGTGACAGATGACCACTCCACACGCGCACGGCATTCCTGATGATCGTCGAGGGCGCCCGGCGCGCGGGCACGGCTTGCCCTCTGCCTGGGCCGGGCTGGCTCTGGCCCTTCTGGCGCTGATGGGGTGCCGGGTGAGCGTCCCGAGCACCGCCGCAAGCGTGGCGCTGCCCGCGGCGTTCTCTGGCAGCGGCCAGGTGGCTCCGCCGGCCCAGTGGTGGCGGGCATTGGAGGATGAGCAACTCGATGCACTGATGGAGAAGGCTCTGTCCGGCAACCTGGAGTTGCGGACGGCCTGGGACCGCCTGGCGCAGGCGGAGGCCCTGGCGCGGAGGGCCGGCGCAGACCTCGAGCCGAGCCTGACCGGGGAGGCCGACGTCTCGCGCACGCGTACCAGGACGGAGGGGATGGGCACCGCGTCGGCCACCAGGGTCGGCGCCGGACTGCTGGCCGGATATGAGGTGGACCTTTGGCGGCGCGTGCGCGCGACGCGCGACGCCGCGGCGCTGGCGGCCCGCGCCAGCCGCGAGGATGTCGCCGCCACGGCGCTGCTGCTGACGGCACAGGTCGCCAGCACATGGTACCGCATCCTGGATCAGATCGGGCAGCTCGCCGTGCTCGACGAGCAGCTCCGCGTGAACCAGGAGCACCTGGACCTGATGACCTTCCGGTTCGAGCGGCCCGCGGTCGAGCGAAAGGTGTCGCTCGTGGACCTGCTTCAGCAGCGCCAACTGGTCGAGGCCACCCGCGCGGAGAAGTATCGCGCGGAAGCCGCGCGGCGTGTCCTCGAGCACCAGCTTGCCGTGTTGCTCGGCGCCGCGCCCGACCCCGCGATGACGGTGGCCAACGCCACGTTGCCCGGCTTGCCGCCGCTTCCGCAGACGGGCGTGCCGGCCGACGTGCTTCGCCAGCGGCCCGACGTTCGGGCGGCCGAACTGCGCCTGGAGGCCGCGAGCCGCGAGGTGGCCGCGGCGATCGCCAATCGCTTCCCGCGCCTGAGCCTGACGGCTCGCGCGGAGGCCTGGGGCGACAGCGCCCGCGGCCTGTTCGACAACTGGCTGGCCTCCATCGCGGCGAACCTGACGGCCCCGCTCCTCGATGGCGGGCTGCGAGCGGCCGAGGTGGACCGCACGCGCGCCCTTGCCGCGGAGCGCCTGCACGCCTACGGGCGTGTCCTGCTCGACGCGATGCGGGAGGTGGAGGACGCGCTGGCGCAGGAGCGCCAGCAGGTGTTGCTCCTTGCCAGCCTGGAGGAGCAGATCCGCCTCGCCACCGGGGCAGCCGACCAGGCACGCGAGCGCTACATCTCCGCCGGCGAAGACTACCTGAGGGTGCTCACCGCCATCGTGGCGCAGCAGCGCCTTCAGCGGGACCAGTTGACCGCGAAGCGGCAGCTCATTGAATTCCGGATAGCTCTCTACCATGCCCTGGGCGGCGACCTCGGGCTGGCGCGCCCCGCGGAGCTTGGGGGACGCCCGCAACCCCCCGACCGCTGAGCCCGGAAAGGCACCGGCTGGAGACGATACACAGGAGACCCCTTGATGGCTGGCAACCCTCGAGCCCCTGAAGAGGGCGCACTGACGCCTGCGGAGGCGCCGGCGGCGAAGGGCCGCCGCACGCTTGTGGCCCTGCTCCAGGCATGCCTGGCGATAGCCGTTCTCGCCGGGGGCATCGTGTTCGCCGGTTATCTCCTGCGCACGGGGCCGAAGGCGGGGCGCCGCAACCCCGAGCCGCGCGCGTTGCTCGTGAGCGTGAGCGAAGTGGCCCGCTCGCGCGAGCGGGCCGTGGTGCACGCGATGGGCACCGTGCGCGCGGCTCAGACGATCAACCTCCAGCCTCGCGTAAGCGG encodes the following:
- a CDS encoding helix-turn-helix transcriptional regulator, whose amino-acid sequence is MTTDKTPTLSDVIREALREAIRTQSIRSVADATGVPHPSLIRFLRREQSLRLDKADKLAAYLGIEATRRLNREKKG
- a CDS encoding TolC family protein yields the protein MTTPHAHGIPDDRRGRPARGHGLPSAWAGLALALLALMGCRVSVPSTAASVALPAAFSGSGQVAPPAQWWRALEDEQLDALMEKALSGNLELRTAWDRLAQAEALARRAGADLEPSLTGEADVSRTRTRTEGMGTASATRVGAGLLAGYEVDLWRRVRATRDAAALAARASREDVAATALLLTAQVASTWYRILDQIGQLAVLDEQLRVNQEHLDLMTFRFERPAVERKVSLVDLLQQRQLVEATRAEKYRAEAARRVLEHQLAVLLGAAPDPAMTVANATLPGLPPLPQTGVPADVLRQRPDVRAAELRLEAASREVAAAIANRFPRLSLTARAEAWGDSARGLFDNWLASIAANLTAPLLDGGLRAAEVDRTRALAAERLHAYGRVLLDAMREVEDALAQERQQVLLLASLEEQIRLATGAADQARERYISAGEDYLRVLTAIVAQQRLQRDQLTAKRQLIEFRIALYHALGGDLGLARPAELGGRPQPPDR
- a CDS encoding CerR family C-terminal domain-containing protein — encoded protein: MDTDTRQRVLESATRLFAEKGYRDTTVHEICEQADANIAAVNYYFGGKEKLYGAVWRHAYSLTRESRDTVLDPESERPPEQQIDDFVRTRLEDVSSAGPASYFWRILEKEHHDPTPAHDAIIHEVFLPLGQRLERLIARMLDGQGSPKQWRLCLFSLVGTMGFLTAHRRIIRRVFGHDVLDAADCHLLHEHLVRFFLGGIAATRCALSSAGLPQAVASGDGCAAPDPHPAQGDR